Proteins encoded together in one Porites lutea chromosome 2, jaPorLute2.1, whole genome shotgun sequence window:
- the LOC140924941 gene encoding BTB/POZ domain-containing protein 6-like has product MAVQSNWQTTRSTVRERTKFMFNNEHLSDVKFVVRGSDGGESETDRLITAHKFVLSIGSPVFEAMFYGELAETKDTIQLPDCDYESLLELFRYLYSDEVNLNGSNVLGVLYLAKKYIVPSLADKCKDYLQDKLDPSNVFTILPTALKYEEKNLVDRCWKVIDRQTEQALKSDGFQTIEKALLEALVQRETLQIKEVELFKACDRWAIKQCRKQGLATDGELKRRVLGEEIIKAIRYAVMKQEEFAGVVLDAKILTPDEIVTFFKFFSSQEISPPLGFSETRRRAEFIHRCGRFNLMKKCFWDCNGKGDVIEFQVDKDIILNGVRLFGGENKLYNLDTLQLHQGNPHWGNGVYPSVLLVKMESSTHPSKIFECQNFSYHGFEVLFNSTPSLKKNTPYHIRVKISGQKCGIGYNGLKRVRTAGVTFTFSTPNAFLLGDRDRVEQGQFAEFLFSLPS; this is encoded by the coding sequence ATGGCTGTTCAAAGTAACTGGCAAACAACAAGATCCACCGTCAGAGAGAGAACCAAATTTATGTTCAATAATGAACACTTGAGCGATGTGAAGTTCGTTGTTCGAGGAAGCGACGGCGGCGAAAGTGAAACTGATCGATTGATCACTGCTCACAAGTTTGTGCTTTCCATTGGTAGTCCTGTATTTGAAGCCATGTTTTACGGTGAGCTAGCGGAGACTAAAGACACTATTCAACTGCCTGACTGTGATTACGAGAGTTTGTTGGAGTTGTTTCGTTACCTGTACAGCGATGAAGTAAACTTAAACGGAAGTAATGTACTGGGGGTACTCTATTTGGCCAAGAAGTACATTGTTCCTTCCCTTGCTGATAAGTGCAAGGATTATCTGCAAGATAAATTGGATCCTTCGAACGTTTTCACCATCTTGCCAACTGCCCTGAAATATGAAGAGAAGAACCTTGTTGATCGATGTTGGAAGGTAATCGATAGGCAGACTGAACAGGCTTTGAAATCAGATGGATTTCAGACGATTGAGAAGGCCTTACTTGAAGCTTTGGTCCAACGAGAAACGCTGCAGATCAAAGAAGTCGAGCTGTTTAAAGCTTGTGATCGGTGGGCAATTAAGCAATGCAGAAAGCAGGGCTTAGCAACTGATGGTGAACTAAAAAGAAGAGTTCTTGGCGAGGAAATTATTAAAGCAATACGCTATGCAGTGATGAAGCAAGAGGAGTTTGCTGGTGTCGTTCTTGATGCAAAGATTCTTACTCCGGATGAAATCGTCaccttttttaagttttttagttCACAAGAGATCTCTCCACCTTTAGGATTTTCAGAGACTCGAAGACGAGCTGAATTCATTCACCGTTGTGGAAGGTTTAACCtgatgaaaaaatgtttttgggaTTGTAACGGCAAGGGGGATGTTATTGAATTTCAAGTGGACAAAGACATAATCTTAAATGGAGTGCGGTTATTTGGCGGTGAGAACAAGTTATACAACTTAGATACATTACAGTTACACCAAGGCAACCCACATTGGGGTAACGGTGTGTATCCATCAGTACTTTTGGTGAAAATGGAAAGTTCAACTCATCCTTCAAAGATATTTGAATGCCAAAATTTTAGTTATCATGGATTTGAAGTTCTGTTTAACTCTACACCGTCCTTGAAGAAGAACACTCCGTACCACATTAGGGTCAAAATTTCTGGTCAGAAATGTGGAATAGGATATAATGGCTTGAAAAGGGTGAGAACAGCTGGTGTGACATTTACATTTTCAACTCCGAACGCGTTTCTCCTAGGAGACAGAGATAGAGTGGAGCAAGGCCAGTTTGCTgaattcttgttttctcttcCCAGCTGA